Proteins co-encoded in one Bacillus paramycoides genomic window:
- a CDS encoding Rha family transcriptional regulator, producing the protein MASIKRREGIVNDLVLKERNTIVTDSLIVADMYKENQNSVISTIINPIQNLNVINKINFLSDKFIKLTYSMKGIDYPKFKLRESTFAYRKMGNIHALKVKDEFLNDLKHVTKKHQNLDKIQIKVLFRIPQLEKEVRTIEHCSNTLINLNTESCLQQRLNKMIRLLAFSKDVSFQKAWRIFRSMYNRTYRTNLKLKMYHYKKKNKLKRITAPQYLAVKNQLENAIRVADVLLHKKNMTA; encoded by the coding sequence ATGGCTAGCATCAAAAGAAGAGAAGGTATAGTTAATGATTTGGTATTGAAGGAAAGAAATACAATCGTAACGGATAGCTTGATTGTTGCTGACATGTATAAGGAGAATCAAAATTCTGTAATAAGTACTATTATAAATCCGATACAAAACTTGAATGTAATTAATAAGATTAATTTTTTATCAGATAAATTTATTAAGTTAACTTATTCAATGAAAGGCATAGACTATCCTAAGTTTAAACTGAGAGAAAGTACATTTGCATATAGAAAAATGGGAAATATACATGCTTTAAAGGTGAAGGATGAATTCTTAAACGATCTTAAACATGTAACAAAAAAACATCAGAATCTAGACAAAATACAAATCAAGGTTTTATTTAGAATTCCACAATTGGAGAAAGAGGTAAGAACTATAGAACATTGTAGTAATACTCTTATTAATCTAAATACAGAAAGTTGTCTGCAGCAACGTTTAAATAAAATGATTCGGCTTTTAGCTTTTAGCAAAGATGTTAGCTTTCAAAAGGCATGGAGAATATTTAGATCGATGTATAACAGAACATATAGGACAAATTTAAAATTAAAAATGTATCACTATAAAAAAAAGAACAAATTGAAGCGAATAACAGCTCCGCAATATTTAGCGGTTAAAAATCAATTAGAAAATGCAATAAGGGTAGCTGATGTACTGTTACATAAAAAGAATATGACAGCATAA
- a CDS encoding limonene cyclase gives MSLDDKFNLEKRIFIRLIENHKQKRDIFSTTMVLAYEHGLQVLEEIYELSKQEKEEEYLF, from the coding sequence ATGAGCTTAGACGACAAATTTAACTTAGAAAAAAGGATTTTTATACGATTAATTGAAAACCATAAACAAAAGCGGGATATTTTTTCAACAACAATGGTTCTTGCATATGAACATGGTTTACAAGTATTAGAAGAAATATATGAATTAAGCAAACAAGAAAAAGAAGAGGAGTACCTTTTTTAA
- a CDS encoding helix-turn-helix domain-containing protein, translating into MEFIDKRGGFFMIDNEVIDNGELDVYAFKTYAVIVRYANKKTKSAFPSLNTLAKRVGCGKKKVIECIKILVEKGYVSKTLRKDNKGDHLSNLYHLLPTSNISKKQGTISEREKENALEKKEIVTGGSTSKVNFNKVEIKNIQNLSVGYSEEFEHVWALYPKKIDKKSAYKSFNMATKKHSFELINLGTQRYAEYIKGNCVETRYIKHATNFFNNECYLEYAEMKKEKEISKVFSTCNFSIDRLLD; encoded by the coding sequence ATGGAATTTATTGATAAACGAGGCGGCTTTTTTATGATAGATAATGAAGTTATAGATAATGGTGAATTGGATGTTTATGCGTTTAAAACTTATGCAGTAATTGTTAGATATGCAAATAAAAAAACAAAATCAGCTTTTCCATCACTGAACACACTAGCTAAAAGGGTTGGATGTGGCAAGAAAAAGGTTATTGAGTGTATCAAGATTTTGGTGGAAAAGGGATATGTATCAAAAACTTTAAGGAAAGATAATAAGGGCGATCATCTTTCTAACCTATATCATCTTTTACCTACATCTAATATTTCAAAAAAGCAAGGTACGATATCAGAAAGAGAGAAAGAAAATGCTTTAGAGAAAAAAGAGATAGTAACTGGAGGAAGCACAAGTAAAGTTAATTTTAACAAGGTTGAGATTAAGAATATTCAAAATTTAAGTGTGGGGTATTCAGAAGAATTTGAACATGTATGGGCGTTATATCCTAAAAAAATTGATAAGAAATCAGCTTATAAATCATTTAATATGGCTACTAAAAAACATTCTTTTGAATTGATAAATTTGGGAACACAAAGATATGCTGAATATATTAAAGGAAATTGTGTAGAAACAAGATATATAAAACATGCTACTAATTTCTTCAACAATGAATGCTATCTAGAATATGCTGAAATGAAAAAAGAGAAAGAAATTTCAAAGGTATTTAGCACATGTAATTTCTCTATAGATCGTTTATTAGATTGA
- a CDS encoding replicative DNA helicase yields MNKYQVHYENECYILGMMIHDNSLIYETKLKTKHYLNKYNRNLFKIMKELQSNDKPVDMMSLSQIGEDKMATFGGVSTLSNLYELGILTHNFKYIEDKMIEFIAVNEALLTFEDFKEKSKFTHSYQQLNKLLSEINHIPGTTMKSQPSFKEKLENRILMHSQMPLSGISGTPTGFNILDKGLDGWQPSDLIVVAARPSVGKTAFVLESMRRGAHQSQEYMGTFFSCEMDENKIIDRWIAAEGKIPVATMNNPNKFFHEKQKYWEKYHKACGKLAELSINVRPEKNIDQIRTVIRQVVKENPDRKHFFAIDHLGHIDVNESFQNNHLKFTYIMKQLKEIQKEHSVPIMLVAQLNRSVEGKQDKAPTMADIRESGSIEEIADLIIFPHRPAYFNREQQEEEIHDVELIIAKNRNGFVGTLPFQFVKKTNLYLEKGI; encoded by the coding sequence GTGAATAAGTACCAGGTACATTACGAAAATGAATGTTATATTCTTGGAATGATGATTCATGATAATAGTTTAATATATGAAACAAAGTTAAAGACTAAACATTATTTAAATAAATATAATAGAAATTTATTTAAAATTATGAAAGAACTTCAAAGTAATGATAAACCTGTTGATATGATGTCACTTTCTCAAATTGGCGAAGATAAGATGGCTACATTTGGTGGAGTTAGTACGTTAAGCAATCTATATGAATTAGGGATTTTAACTCATAATTTTAAATATATAGAAGATAAAATGATTGAATTTATTGCGGTAAATGAAGCTCTCCTTACATTCGAAGATTTTAAAGAAAAATCGAAATTCACACATAGCTACCAACAACTTAACAAACTTTTATCTGAAATAAATCATATTCCAGGTACTACAATGAAATCACAACCCTCGTTTAAAGAAAAATTAGAGAACCGTATTTTAATGCATAGTCAAATGCCTTTAAGTGGAATAAGTGGAACCCCTACGGGTTTTAATATCCTTGATAAAGGTTTAGATGGTTGGCAACCATCAGATTTAATAGTAGTAGCAGCTCGTCCATCTGTGGGGAAAACAGCATTTGTATTGGAAAGTATGCGACGTGGAGCACATCAAAGCCAGGAATATATGGGAACATTTTTCTCATGTGAAATGGATGAAAATAAGATTATAGATAGATGGATTGCTGCAGAAGGAAAAATTCCAGTTGCGACAATGAATAACCCAAATAAATTTTTTCATGAAAAACAAAAATATTGGGAGAAATATCACAAAGCATGTGGTAAATTAGCGGAGCTCTCCATTAATGTTCGTCCAGAAAAGAATATTGACCAAATTCGAACAGTAATTCGTCAAGTAGTAAAAGAAAACCCAGATAGAAAACACTTCTTTGCTATAGATCATTTAGGACATATTGATGTAAATGAGTCGTTTCAAAATAATCATCTGAAATTTACATACATCATGAAACAACTAAAAGAAATACAAAAAGAACATAGTGTGCCAATTATGCTTGTAGCACAATTAAATCGTAGTGTAGAGGGAAAGCAAGACAAAGCACCTACAATGGCTGATATTCGTGAATCGGGAAGTATTGAGGAGATTGCTGATCTTATTATTTTTCCTCACCGTCCAGCATATTTTAATAGAGAGCAACAAGAAGAGGAAATTCACGATGTTGAATTAATTATTGCGAAAAATCGAAATGGATTTGTGGGAACACTTCCTTTCCAGTTCGTTAAAAAAACAAATTTATACCTTGAAAAAGGAATTTAG
- the fbpA gene encoding Fur-regulated basic protein FbpA, with product MIKIVYSGLGGLMGKKDELIVYLIKNGIYKFNKYQLWELSKKQLEKLIKKVDKQDQGLEERR from the coding sequence ATGATAAAAATCGTTTATTCGGGTTTAGGTGGACTAATGGGAAAAAAAGATGAGTTAATTGTGTATTTAATTAAGAATGGAATATACAAGTTTAATAAATATCAACTATGGGAACTTAGTAAAAAACAATTAGAAAAATTAATAAAGAAGGTAGATAAACAAGATCAAGGACTCGAAGAGAGAAGATAA
- a CDS encoding sigma factor-like helix-turn-helix DNA-binding protein produces MEQLLLKDLAQEIDMLKIQIGDLEIEHKFLMKNMAMNAPKFNGVVDYTKERVQGGEIPLDLVDIYTRHNKIAGKINVLTEMVQEKQQVMKQVKDVMASMKDLEKRIIYYRDVKGMNLKQIAVLLNYSHSHIRRVSSKMKRYDIKNMVH; encoded by the coding sequence ATGGAACAACTTTTACTTAAGGACTTAGCACAGGAAATAGATATGTTAAAGATTCAAATAGGAGACTTAGAGATAGAACATAAATTTCTGATGAAAAATATGGCTATGAACGCTCCAAAATTCAATGGTGTGGTGGATTATACAAAAGAACGTGTTCAAGGTGGAGAAATACCGTTAGATTTAGTAGACATTTATACTAGGCATAATAAGATTGCTGGTAAAATTAATGTATTAACTGAGATGGTACAGGAGAAACAACAGGTAATGAAGCAAGTTAAAGACGTAATGGCAAGTATGAAAGACTTAGAAAAACGTATTATATATTATCGAGATGTAAAAGGAATGAATTTGAAACAAATTGCTGTATTACTAAATTATAGCCATAGTCATATTAGAAGAGTGAGCAGTAAAATGAAAAGATATGATATAAAAAATATGGTTCATTAA
- a CDS encoding transposase, whose amino-acid sequence MAKKGTTFNTYSNEIKVSAVQSYLNGEESYDMIAEKYQIRSSTQLKNWVKKYKECGEITDTRGKNSEMKGIPNPLKGKRIHFKTVEEERDYYKAQVEYLKKQYPNL is encoded by the coding sequence ATGGCTAAAAAAGGTACAACATTTAATACATACTCAAATGAGATAAAGGTATCAGCTGTTCAAAGTTATTTAAACGGTGAGGAAAGCTACGATATGATAGCGGAGAAATATCAGATTAGAAGCTCTACACAACTTAAAAATTGGGTGAAAAAGTATAAAGAATGTGGTGAAATTACAGATACTCGTGGAAAAAATAGTGAAATGAAAGGTATACCAAACCCTTTAAAAGGCAAACGGATTCATTTTAAAACTGTTGAAGAAGAGCGTGACTACTATAAGGCTCAGGTTGAATATTTAAAAAAGCAGTATCCAAATCTGTAA
- a CDS encoding IS3 family transposase: protein MIELLKRKYPVIWLTNFANVHRSSYYKWVHTKSVNNTRLESDKRLKKVIQSIHVKHKEYGYPRMKIALQEEGYFINHKKVYRLMSALNIQSIIRKKRCFFKGNYSNTFPNVLNREFKDRQQNEALVTDITYLRFQEGFRYLSVVQDIYNNEVVSWKISKRNDNELVLDTIEMLAQKRDVRGTILHSDQGFQYTSHAYNK, encoded by the coding sequence ATCATTGAATTACTAAAGAGAAAATATCCTGTTATATGGCTTACTAATTTTGCGAATGTACATCGCTCAAGTTACTATAAGTGGGTTCATACAAAAAGTGTGAACAACACGCGACTAGAATCCGATAAACGATTAAAAAAGGTAATTCAATCTATTCACGTAAAGCACAAAGAATATGGTTATCCACGTATGAAAATCGCTTTACAAGAAGAGGGTTATTTTATAAATCACAAAAAAGTATATCGATTAATGAGTGCGCTCAACATTCAGTCTATTATTCGGAAGAAGCGTTGCTTCTTTAAAGGGAATTATTCTAATACTTTTCCAAATGTTTTAAACCGTGAATTCAAAGATCGCCAGCAAAATGAAGCGCTTGTTACAGACATTACCTACCTACGATTTCAAGAGGGCTTCCGCTATCTTTCTGTTGTACAAGATATTTATAATAACGAAGTTGTTTCTTGGAAAATTTCCAAGCGTAATGATAATGAACTTGTATTAGATACAATTGAAATGCTGGCACAAAAAAGAGATGTGCGTGGAACCATTCTCCATTCAGATCAGGGATTCCAGTACACATCTCATGCCTACAACAAATGA
- a CDS encoding IS3 family transposase has protein sequence MESFFSHFKSEMLYLNHFKTEADLIQAIEEYIYFYNYKRFQKRLNHRAPIEYRISMAA, from the coding sequence ATCGAGTCATTTTTCTCCCATTTTAAATCGGAGATGTTGTATTTGAATCATTTTAAAACAGAAGCGGATTTAATACAAGCAATTGAAGAATATATTTATTTTTATAACTATAAACGTTTCCAAAAACGACTCAACCATCGAGCTCCGATAGAATATCGAATCTCGATGGCTGCTTAG
- a CDS encoding transcriptional regulator, whose product MLTVEKISKEEKQKNIKRIEFHLKNYTNYKVAIVNLKKKLELLNTLFLNIEVSRRGRNENSEICIGNERSQIELELQQYVFIIEAIDNALESIEEVERDFITYRYFYNWTIDKCALKIGYSDKTLFLIRNQVIKKFLISLGCITII is encoded by the coding sequence ATGCTAACAGTTGAAAAAATTTCAAAGGAAGAAAAACAGAAAAATATTAAAAGAATAGAATTTCACCTAAAAAATTATACTAATTATAAGGTTGCAATTGTTAATTTGAAAAAGAAGTTAGAACTCTTAAATACATTATTTTTGAATATAGAAGTTTCGAGAAGAGGAAGGAATGAAAATTCAGAAATATGTATAGGGAATGAAAGAAGTCAGATAGAATTAGAGTTACAACAATATGTGTTTATTATAGAAGCTATTGATAATGCTTTAGAAAGTATAGAAGAAGTAGAAAGGGATTTTATTACATATAGGTATTTTTATAATTGGACAATTGATAAGTGTGCCTTGAAGATAGGATATAGTGACAAAACGTTGTTTTTAATTCGTAATCAAGTTATAAAGAAATTCCTTATTAGTCTAGGTTGTATTACCATTATATAA
- a CDS encoding BhlA/UviB family holin-like peptide: MEEQIVNTMLSQGAFGALFVWLLFSTRKESKELLESTRLENKEREERYQQTITENQIVITKQAEAFSVLSKDVSEIKQILGKKGDD; encoded by the coding sequence ATGGAAGAACAGATTGTAAATACCATGCTATCGCAAGGTGCATTTGGCGCCTTATTTGTGTGGTTGCTATTTTCAACAAGGAAAGAGAGTAAAGAATTATTAGAATCAACACGCCTGGAAAATAAAGAGCGAGAAGAAAGATATCAACAAACAATCACAGAAAATCAAATTGTTATTACTAAACAAGCTGAGGCGTTTAGTGTTTTATCTAAAGATGTATCTGAAATTAAACAAATTTTGGGTAAAAAGGGAGATGACTGA
- a CDS encoding N-acetylmuramoyl-L-alanine amidase, which translates to MKKISRLFTFVFIAVMSLVSFATGAFADRTLFIEDLPKIPYRNGVGAYEGVVAHSTATPEAPAINIQKYETRTWRSAFVHYAVDWNETIQIADTKYIAYGAGPNANSRFVHVELCETADYDKFKRSYDKYVKLLAMILRNQGLSVEEGLWTHDDVRRHLGGTTHEDPLDYLLTHGVSESQFRSDVKWAYAHSNGGLDVRKSLEVNVPSSNKVVYVEGTYINVRKGPGTNYSVIRQINKPESYAVLSEQNGWLNIGDNQWIKYDPSYIRLDTKENVSSSIVGHRVLSKVDNLRFYKSPSWEDKDVAGVVNVGEGFIIDAEIMVNGSKQYKVHNSKNMTFYITASPSYITIKY; encoded by the coding sequence ATGAAAAAAATATCACGTCTATTTACCTTTGTATTTATTGCAGTTATGTCTTTAGTAAGTTTTGCTACAGGTGCTTTTGCTGATAGAACTCTTTTTATAGAAGACTTACCGAAAATTCCTTATCGAAATGGTGTTGGTGCATATGAAGGAGTTGTCGCACATAGTACAGCAACACCAGAAGCACCAGCTATTAATATTCAAAAATATGAAACTCGTACATGGCGTTCAGCCTTTGTACATTATGCAGTAGATTGGAATGAAACAATTCAAATTGCGGATACGAAGTATATTGCATACGGTGCAGGTCCAAATGCAAATAGCCGATTTGTACATGTAGAGCTTTGTGAAACTGCTGATTATGATAAATTCAAGCGTTCCTACGATAAATATGTGAAGCTACTTGCGATGATTTTGCGTAATCAGGGATTATCGGTTGAAGAAGGGTTGTGGACACATGACGATGTCCGTAGACATCTTGGGGGGACAACGCATGAAGATCCTTTGGATTATTTATTAACACACGGTGTTTCAGAGTCTCAATTTCGTTCCGATGTAAAGTGGGCATACGCTCATTCTAATGGTGGACTTGATGTTAGGAAATCATTAGAAGTAAATGTACCTTCTAGTAATAAGGTTGTATATGTAGAAGGGACGTATATTAATGTACGAAAAGGACCTGGGACAAACTATTCAGTAATTCGTCAGATAAACAAGCCAGAATCTTATGCTGTATTAAGTGAACAAAATGGATGGTTAAATATTGGAGACAATCAATGGATAAAATATGATCCATCTTATATTAGGCTTGATACGAAGGAGAATGTGAGTTCATCAATTGTAGGACACCGAGTTTTATCTAAGGTAGATAATTTACGCTTCTATAAATCGCCTTCTTGGGAAGATAAAGATGTTGCTGGTGTTGTAAATGTTGGAGAAGGTTTTATTATAGATGCTGAGATTATGGTGAATGGTTCCAAACAATATAAAGTTCATAATAGTAAAAACATGACATTTTATATTACAGCAAGTCCATCTTATATAACAATCAAATACTGA
- a CDS encoding sigma-70 family RNA polymerase sigma factor, with protein MNNIDMDHFYSLYQEKLENPIMRNFLGDSDNYGLFLNAMEKPTNDNKQLLDKAFKSYFKKVKIISYISNLIYFYSIGFDKKVSINNKRNILNLDKSITNEEENNTTILDLMSDDLTDVTYMQFEKKQTHLKEHITDELLYKGLSLLSKKQLEILNLYYVHEYNNKQISRILSVSEQTISYNHKKALKILKSQLIGVE; from the coding sequence TTGAATAACATAGACATGGATCATTTTTATAGCTTATATCAAGAAAAATTAGAAAATCCTATCATGCGTAATTTCCTTGGGGATTCAGATAATTATGGGTTGTTTCTTAATGCTATGGAAAAACCAACAAATGATAACAAACAGTTACTAGATAAAGCTTTTAAATCTTATTTTAAAAAAGTAAAAATCATAAGTTATATTAGTAACTTAATTTACTTTTATTCTATAGGGTTTGATAAAAAAGTTTCCATTAATAATAAGAGAAATATATTAAATTTAGATAAATCAATTACTAATGAAGAAGAGAATAATACGACTATTTTAGACTTAATGAGTGATGATTTAACAGATGTTACTTATATGCAATTCGAAAAAAAACAAACTCACTTAAAAGAGCATATAACGGATGAATTACTATACAAAGGTTTAAGTTTATTAAGTAAAAAGCAGTTGGAAATATTAAATTTATACTATGTTCATGAATATAATAATAAACAAATTTCACGAATTCTATCGGTATCAGAGCAGACTATTTCTTATAATCATAAAAAAGCTTTAAAAATACTTAAATCACAATTAATAGGGGTGGAATAA
- a CDS encoding glutaredoxin domain-containing protein, whose amino-acid sequence MVEKEIILYGNNRCKNCVDAKEWLQENSIPFIMKDVADEGNLQQFRKYNESIIPVLITKDYKQKTETKIISFNSKSYEKMLKSKK is encoded by the coding sequence ATGGTGGAAAAAGAAATTATCTTATATGGAAACAATCGATGTAAAAATTGTGTAGATGCAAAAGAGTGGTTACAAGAAAATTCTATTCCATTCATTATGAAGGATGTTGCAGATGAAGGGAATCTGCAACAGTTTAGAAAATATAATGAATCGATTATTCCGGTGCTAATTACTAAGGATTATAAACAAAAAACAGAAACAAAAATAATCAGTTTCAATTCTAAAAGTTACGAGAAAATGTTAAAGTCCAAAAAATAA
- a CDS encoding helix-turn-helix domain-containing protein, producing the protein MIGEIIKKLRKEKNITQEQLGTAVGVSKMAISYFEKGKKAPGRETLEKIADFFNTTTDYLLGRSDDPELTEFESRVVTEEGNNIIKLIETLPKEERQKAWEQLEMYVNYIKLKNNSK; encoded by the coding sequence ATGATCGGAGAAATAATAAAAAAACTAAGAAAAGAAAAAAATATAACTCAAGAACAATTAGGTACCGCTGTTGGCGTTTCTAAAATGGCTATATCTTATTTTGAAAAAGGGAAAAAAGCTCCTGGTCGTGAAACATTAGAAAAAATAGCTGATTTTTTCAACACTACAACTGATTATCTGTTAGGTAGATCAGATGACCCGGAATTAACTGAATTTGAATCTAGGGTTGTGACTGAAGAAGGAAATAATATAATAAAGCTAATAGAAACTCTCCCGAAAGAAGAGCGTCAAAAAGCATGGGAACAATTAGAAATGTATGTTAACTATATAAAATTAAAAAATAACTCTAAATAA
- a CDS encoding glycoside hydrolase domain-containing protein, with protein sequence MVETKGDPAVFAVQTWVNDKYGKVAGFQPAPLNGKTGWSTVYALTRALQVELGITSLADAFGPTTASKYKQWGEMTLGKVPTDAKGKAIVTILKGAMYCKGYNPGKFNDVFDENTKNAVVSLQKDAGLPITDGKVYDYIFKAFLTMDAYRLTPGGDAKVRQIQQDLNNKYYKTSGVQPTDGHYQRGTNKALVYGLQTEIGIAAGSQTGSIGPATRDGLPTLKEGSSSRFVTLFQYALYFNGYDSGSFSTTYNATITNKVKEFQKFTLLPVDGIANKGTWLSTLVSTGDPDRPGTACDCSTEVTAARAQTLKSQGYQTVGRYLVNVVPGGRNKKIQDGELKTIFDAGLTVFPIYQTIGDSKGYFSADQGRADAGEATLAARKYGFKPGTIIYFAVDFDALGEDIDTRVVPYFEGVVAALNQMSKGEYKVGVYGPRGVCIKVSSKVPGVVSSFVSGMSSGYSANLGYPLPKNWAFDQIKEYTIGSGAGLISIDKNIKSGRDQGQSSVEPKSIDLHSLFTDKLGKLHDLAIKDGNTVIQVNDLCLDYLRYGRYNGTNWDLVAGPLNEAFIAKAKANIGPIETFPNLLDYKTGIDVDLQHMAATCDSVVTMKQLGTPYLSDFAGWLGDLLTTITDAKNAVEKAKKDGKTLSFYDAAFNAIGAPGTSFSYTDLVADVDAYNIGRIIINSGYKTYVKDAILNYYKNDSGTRFNMFFKERFGGSFEQAAKEVEYFLTVPLKFDIDADIIVAARTQFLRAFGVKPYTSEEAKEIARAWSKKLAIFQGNE encoded by the coding sequence ATGGTAGAGACAAAAGGAGATCCAGCAGTATTTGCAGTACAAACATGGGTAAATGATAAGTATGGAAAAGTCGCAGGCTTTCAGCCAGCGCCTTTAAATGGTAAAACAGGTTGGTCAACTGTATATGCCTTAACAAGAGCACTGCAAGTAGAATTGGGTATTACTTCACTTGCAGATGCATTTGGACCAACTACAGCTTCTAAATATAAGCAGTGGGGTGAAATGACTTTAGGAAAAGTTCCTACTGATGCAAAAGGAAAAGCGATTGTTACAATTTTAAAAGGTGCTATGTATTGTAAAGGATATAATCCAGGGAAATTTAATGATGTTTTTGATGAGAATACGAAAAATGCAGTTGTAAGTTTACAAAAAGATGCTGGTCTTCCAATCACTGATGGTAAAGTGTATGACTATATTTTTAAAGCATTCTTAACAATGGATGCGTATCGTCTTACTCCAGGTGGAGATGCGAAAGTAAGACAAATTCAACAAGATTTAAATAATAAATATTACAAAACGTCTGGTGTTCAACCAACGGATGGTCATTACCAGCGAGGTACAAACAAAGCTTTAGTGTATGGTTTACAAACAGAAATAGGAATTGCTGCTGGTTCTCAAACTGGTTCGATTGGTCCTGCAACAAGAGATGGTTTACCTACTTTAAAAGAAGGAAGTTCAAGTAGATTCGTTACATTATTCCAATATGCTTTATATTTTAATGGTTATGATTCTGGTTCATTTTCAACAACATATAATGCAACTATAACAAATAAAGTGAAGGAGTTCCAAAAGTTCACTTTACTTCCTGTTGATGGAATTGCCAATAAAGGAACTTGGTTATCGACATTAGTTAGTACTGGTGATCCTGATCGTCCAGGAACAGCATGTGATTGTAGTACTGAAGTCACGGCTGCTAGGGCTCAAACTTTAAAAAGTCAAGGATATCAAACAGTTGGACGTTATTTAGTGAATGTTGTTCCTGGAGGTAGAAATAAGAAAATTCAAGATGGTGAATTGAAGACAATTTTTGATGCTGGTTTAACGGTATTTCCAATTTATCAAACAATTGGAGATTCTAAGGGATATTTTAGTGCAGATCAAGGAAGAGCTGATGCAGGTGAAGCAACGTTAGCAGCTCGGAAGTATGGATTTAAACCAGGAACAATTATTTATTTTGCTGTAGATTTTGATGCATTAGGTGAGGATATTGATACTCGCGTTGTTCCATACTTTGAAGGGGTTGTAGCTGCTTTAAATCAAATGAGTAAAGGTGAGTATAAAGTTGGTGTTTATGGTCCTCGTGGAGTATGTATAAAAGTTTCTTCAAAAGTTCCAGGAGTGGTATCTAGCTTTGTAAGTGGAATGTCTTCAGGTTATAGTGCTAATTTAGGATATCCGCTACCAAAAAATTGGGCGTTTGATCAAATTAAAGAATATACAATTGGTAGTGGCGCAGGGCTTATTTCGATTGATAAAAATATAAAGTCAGGTCGTGATCAAGGGCAATCTTCTGTCGAACCTAAATCAATTGATCTTCATAGTCTTTTCACGGATAAATTAGGAAAACTTCATGACCTTGCTATAAAAGACGGAAATACTGTTATACAGGTAAATGATTTATGCTTAGATTACCTTCGCTATGGGCGATACAATGGAACGAATTGGGATTTAGTAGCAGGACCACTTAATGAGGCCTTTATTGCAAAAGCTAAAGCTAACATTGGACCTATTGAAACATTCCCTAATCTTTTAGATTATAAAACAGGAATTGATGTTGATTTACAACATATGGCAGCAACATGTGATTCCGTAGTTACAATGAAACAATTAGGAACTCCGTATCTTTCTGATTTTGCAGGTTGGTTGGGAGATTTGTTGACTACAATTACTGATGCTAAAAATGCGGTTGAAAAAGCAAAAAAAGATGGGAAAACTTTGAGTTTTTATGATGCTGCATTTAATGCAATTGGTGCACCAGGGACAAGTTTTTCTTACACAGATTTAGTAGCAGATGTTGACGCATATAATATTGGTAGAATCATTATAAATAGTGGCTATAAGACTTATGTAAAGGATGCAATTCTAAATTATTATAAAAATGATAGTGGAACAAGATTTAATATGTTCTTTAAAGAGAGATTTGGAGGAAGTTTTGAACAGGCGGCTAAAGAGGTTGAATACTTTTTAACTGTGCCACTTAAATTTGACATAGATGCTGATATAATTGTTGCAGCAAGAACACAATTTCTTCGTGCATTTGGTGTTAAACCGTATACTTCAGAAGAGGCTAAAGAAATTGCTCGTGCTTGGAGTAAAAAATTAGCTATATTTCAGGGGAATGAATAA